From the genome of Microbispora sp. ZYX-F-249, one region includes:
- a CDS encoding pseudouridine-5'-phosphate glycosidase has translation MTWEHGRVPLVYSEEVADALAEGRPVVALESNVITHGLPYPDNAATARKVEDAVRAGGAVPATICVEGGRFRVGMTDEDVERFASTPGIPKVSSRDLPVILAQGGLGALTVASSVVAAELAGIPFFSSAGIGGVHRGAEKTMDVSSDLIQFTRSKVAVVCAGAKSILDLGLTLEFLETHCVPVVSYRSDDFPAFYCVSSGLRSPQRLDDEGVIARAVENHWALGNRSSFLITTPVREEDAIDASEVDAAITGAMAAAERDGVRGNAITKYLMRAVDAATEGRSSKANMSVLVSTAEVGGRLAAAHARHLRETA, from the coding sequence TGGGAGCACGGGCGCGTCCCGCTGGTGTACAGCGAGGAGGTCGCGGACGCACTGGCCGAGGGCCGGCCGGTGGTGGCGCTGGAGTCGAACGTCATCACCCACGGCCTGCCCTATCCGGACAACGCCGCCACCGCGCGGAAGGTCGAGGACGCGGTCCGCGCCGGGGGTGCGGTCCCGGCCACGATCTGCGTCGAGGGCGGCCGGTTCAGGGTCGGCATGACGGACGAGGACGTCGAGCGGTTCGCCTCGACCCCCGGCATCCCCAAGGTCAGCAGCCGGGACCTGCCGGTGATCCTCGCCCAGGGCGGGCTCGGCGCGCTGACGGTGGCCAGCTCGGTGGTGGCGGCCGAGCTGGCCGGCATCCCGTTCTTCTCGTCGGCCGGCATCGGCGGCGTTCACCGGGGCGCGGAGAAGACGATGGACGTCTCCTCCGACCTGATCCAGTTCACCCGGTCGAAGGTGGCGGTCGTCTGCGCCGGGGCCAAGAGCATCCTCGACCTGGGCCTGACCTTGGAGTTCCTGGAGACCCACTGCGTGCCGGTGGTGTCGTACCGGTCGGACGACTTCCCCGCCTTCTACTGCGTGTCCAGCGGCCTGCGCAGCCCGCAGCGGCTCGACGACGAGGGGGTGATCGCGCGGGCGGTGGAGAACCACTGGGCGCTGGGCAACCGCAGCTCCTTCCTGATCACCACACCGGTGCGGGAGGAGGACGCGATCGACGCGTCCGAGGTGGACGCCGCCATCACCGGCGCGATGGCCGCGGCCGAGCGCGACGGCGTCCGCGGCAACGCGATCACGAAGTACCTCATGCGCGCCGTGGACGCGGCCACCGAGGGCCGGTCGTCCAAAGCGAACATGTCCGTGCTCGTCAGCACGGCCGAGGTCGGCGGCCGGCTGGCCGCGGCCCACGCGCGACATCTGCGGGAGACCGCCTGA
- a CDS encoding response regulator transcription factor, whose translation MRVLIVDDHPMYREGLIAALTGRPGVTVVGEAGDGAAAVEMVARLTPDVVLMDLHMPVMNGVEATGRLRAEHPDVAVVVLTMLESDESLAAAVRAGARGYLLKGAGRAEILRALEACRDGGAYFGPNAARALAGLVGAEARRPVANPILPELTEREVEILDLMARGLSNAAIASRLYVSDKTVRNYVSAVYGKLGVGDRAAAVARARDAGLGTGLPGVR comes from the coding sequence ATGCGTGTGCTGATCGTCGACGACCACCCCATGTACCGCGAGGGGCTGATCGCGGCGCTGACCGGCCGGCCCGGCGTCACCGTCGTGGGCGAGGCGGGCGACGGCGCGGCCGCCGTCGAGATGGTGGCCCGGCTCACGCCCGACGTCGTCCTGATGGACCTGCACATGCCGGTCATGAACGGCGTCGAGGCCACGGGGCGGTTGCGGGCGGAGCATCCGGACGTGGCCGTCGTGGTGCTGACGATGCTGGAGTCCGACGAGTCGCTGGCGGCTGCCGTACGGGCGGGCGCGCGCGGCTACCTCCTCAAGGGTGCGGGCCGGGCCGAGATCCTGCGGGCGCTCGAGGCCTGCCGGGACGGCGGCGCCTACTTCGGCCCGAACGCCGCCCGGGCGCTCGCCGGGCTCGTCGGCGCCGAGGCCCGGCGGCCCGTGGCCAATCCGATCCTGCCCGAGCTCACCGAGCGCGAGGTGGAGATCCTCGACCTCATGGCGCGGGGGCTGTCCAACGCCGCCATCGCCTCCCGGCTGTACGTCTCGGACAAGACGGTCCGCAACTACGTGAGCGCGGTGTACGGCAAGCTCGGCGTCGGCGACCGCGCCGCCGCGGTCGCCCGGGCCAGGGACGCCGGGCTCGGCACCGGCCTGCCCGGCGTCCGCTGA
- a CDS encoding DUF4386 family protein, whose amino-acid sequence MNTSPLSRKPYLVAAAVVASPLAGVVWHMVDKVGLPRIDATDYLAQVAANRGSYALSTLLYMIFVGCSIPTGLAVMRVLRDRAPLAGTVSGLLYTLAGALGLVVSGMRPVVLALAPESGAAPEAVAAYQRYQDSVWFDGVMLPMLASAVIGLIVLAAAILRTGVLPRWTAAALVAGFVLSSGEFPPAVTVLGVLVQLAGTVPLAAGLLAGPEAVSEAVSDAEPAQAALA is encoded by the coding sequence ATGAATACGTCCCCCCTCTCCCGAAAGCCCTACCTGGTCGCCGCGGCGGTCGTCGCCAGTCCGCTCGCCGGAGTGGTCTGGCACATGGTCGACAAGGTCGGCCTCCCCAGGATCGACGCGACGGACTACCTCGCGCAGGTGGCCGCCAACCGGGGGAGCTACGCTCTCAGCACCCTGCTTTACATGATCTTCGTCGGCTGTTCCATCCCCACCGGTCTGGCCGTGATGCGGGTCCTGCGGGACCGGGCGCCGCTGGCCGGCACGGTCTCCGGCCTGTTGTACACGCTGGCCGGAGCGCTCGGCCTGGTCGTGTCGGGCATGCGGCCGGTCGTCCTGGCCCTGGCGCCGGAGAGCGGAGCGGCCCCCGAGGCCGTCGCGGCCTATCAGCGGTATCAGGACTCCGTGTGGTTCGACGGCGTCATGCTGCCCATGCTCGCCTCGGCCGTGATCGGCCTGATCGTGCTGGCCGCCGCGATCCTGCGCACCGGCGTCCTGCCGCGCTGGACGGCCGCCGCCCTGGTGGCGGGCTTCGTCCTGTCCAGCGGGGAGTTCCCTCCCGCCGTCACGGTGCTGGGCGTGCTTGTGCAGCTGGCGGGCACGGTGCCGCTGGCCGCCGGGCTCCTCGCGGGCCCCGAGGCCGTGAGCGAGGCCGTGAGCGACGCCGAACCGGCGCAGGCGGCCCTCGCCTGA
- a CDS encoding SRPBCC family protein, producing the protein MRFETGVDIDAPAERVWRVMTDVVRWPEFTPTMTSLEHLGDGPLRLGGRVRIKQPGLPPMVWQVTEFSEGRSFAWQAAGGGVTTLGTHVLTPRDGGVSVLLGIVQSGPLAPLMALLAGGRTRRYVRTEAESLKRRCESGDER; encoded by the coding sequence ATGCGGTTCGAGACGGGCGTCGACATCGACGCCCCCGCGGAGCGGGTATGGCGGGTCATGACGGACGTCGTCCGATGGCCCGAGTTCACGCCCACCATGACCTCGCTGGAGCACCTCGGCGACGGCCCGCTGCGCCTCGGCGGGCGCGTGCGGATCAAGCAGCCGGGGCTACCCCCGATGGTCTGGCAGGTGACGGAGTTCAGCGAAGGCCGGTCCTTCGCCTGGCAGGCGGCCGGCGGGGGCGTGACCACGCTCGGGACGCACGTGCTCACGCCCCGGGACGGCGGGGTGTCGGTCCTGCTCGGGATCGTCCAGTCCGGACCGCTGGCGCCGCTGATGGCCCTGCTGGCCGGCGGCCGCACCCGCAGGTACGTGCGCACGGAGGCGGAGAGCCTCAAACGGCGCTGCGAGTCCGGCGACGAGCGGTGA
- a CDS encoding glycosyltransferase family 2 protein, translating to MVQSETLPRPPETGRGHAFDAGRPGPSATPAHPGLAEPRTGRHRAGKGAAGKRDLPEVDPARMHVTVLVPAHNEEAQIAETMTSLHAQRRRPNRVIVIADNCTDRTEEIARAHGAEVIRTIGNRHKKAGALNQVLEVLLPQLGSRHAVLVMDADSALDPGFIHHAVLRLATGELAAVGGTFTGKPGGGLVGMFQRNEYARYARDVRRLHGKALVLTGTATLFRALALKEVVRARRGGRLPGRDQVYDVRVLTEDNELTLALLHLRFRILCPAECTLTTEVMETWKDLFKQRLRWKRGALENLTDYGWTRVTLPYWGRQLLSLVGIIVIFAYLGATAWSIAVTGTLNFHPLWLAVTGVFMVERIVTVRSRGGRQMAVAALLFVEMIFDVFLQSAQAKAFWDAAWRRERKW from the coding sequence GTGGTTCAGTCGGAAACTCTGCCCAGGCCGCCGGAGACCGGGCGCGGCCACGCCTTCGACGCGGGACGCCCAGGACCGTCCGCCACTCCGGCTCATCCGGGCCTCGCGGAGCCCCGTACGGGCCGGCACCGGGCCGGGAAGGGCGCCGCCGGCAAGCGGGACCTCCCGGAGGTCGATCCCGCGCGCATGCACGTCACCGTGCTGGTCCCGGCACACAATGAAGAGGCCCAGATCGCCGAGACGATGACGTCGCTTCACGCGCAGCGGCGCAGGCCCAACCGCGTCATCGTGATCGCGGACAACTGCACCGACAGGACCGAGGAGATCGCCCGCGCGCACGGCGCCGAGGTGATCAGGACGATCGGCAACCGCCACAAGAAGGCGGGCGCCCTCAACCAGGTGCTCGAAGTCCTGCTGCCCCAGCTGGGGTCCCGGCACGCCGTACTGGTCATGGACGCGGACTCGGCGCTCGATCCCGGTTTCATCCACCATGCCGTCCTCCGGTTGGCGACCGGCGAACTGGCCGCGGTGGGAGGCACCTTCACCGGCAAGCCGGGCGGCGGGCTGGTGGGCATGTTCCAGCGCAACGAGTACGCGCGCTACGCCAGGGACGTGCGGCGGCTGCACGGGAAGGCGCTGGTGCTCACCGGGACGGCGACGCTTTTCCGCGCGCTCGCGCTCAAGGAGGTCGTCAGGGCCCGCCGCGGCGGTCGTCTCCCCGGCCGCGACCAGGTCTACGACGTACGTGTCCTGACCGAGGACAACGAGCTCACCCTGGCGCTGCTGCACCTGAGGTTCCGCATCCTGTGTCCCGCGGAATGCACGCTCACCACCGAGGTCATGGAGACCTGGAAGGACCTGTTCAAGCAGCGGCTGCGGTGGAAACGGGGGGCGCTGGAGAACCTCACCGACTACGGCTGGACGCGGGTCACGTTGCCCTACTGGGGCCGGCAGCTCCTGTCGCTGGTCGGGATCATTGTGATCTTCGCGTACCTGGGCGCCACGGCCTGGTCGATCGCGGTCACGGGCACGCTCAACTTCCATCCGCTCTGGCTGGCGGTCACGGGCGTCTTCATGGTCGAGCGGATCGTGACCGTCCGCAGCAGGGGCGGCAGGCAGATGGCGGTCGCCGCCCTGCTGTTCGTAGAAATGATCTTCGATGTCTTCCTGCAGTCAGCACAGGCGAAAGCCTTCTGGGACGCCGCGTGGCGTCGGGAAAGGAAATGGTGA
- a CDS encoding class F sortase: MGRVAVAILLSLSAAAVAVAVTVAAGRSGEGQAAPPAPPVSVSTPRAQPKPTARALPSSPPVMLEIPKIGVRTTLMTLGKNPDGTLEVPPLDRVDEAGWYRLGPSPGTPGPAVIAGHVDSKEGPGVFFRLGDLRPGDTVRISRKDRTQVVFEVDSLERVPKDRFPTRKVYGMVEFPGLRLITCGGNFDTASGHYRDNVIVYAHLVAGHRPEDGAPSRRPTAKG, encoded by the coding sequence GTGGGCAGGGTTGCGGTCGCCATCCTTCTGAGCCTGTCCGCGGCCGCCGTCGCCGTCGCCGTCACGGTCGCGGCCGGGCGCTCCGGCGAGGGTCAGGCGGCGCCTCCCGCGCCTCCCGTGAGCGTGTCGACCCCGCGGGCGCAGCCGAAGCCCACGGCGCGGGCACTGCCGTCGTCACCGCCGGTCATGCTGGAGATCCCGAAGATCGGCGTGCGGACCACGCTGATGACGCTGGGCAAGAACCCGGACGGGACACTGGAGGTCCCGCCTCTCGACAGGGTCGACGAGGCCGGCTGGTACCGGCTCGGCCCGTCGCCGGGTACCCCCGGTCCCGCGGTCATCGCCGGGCACGTCGACTCGAAAGAGGGGCCCGGTGTCTTCTTCCGCCTCGGCGACCTGCGTCCGGGCGACACGGTGAGGATCTCCAGAAAGGACCGCACCCAGGTGGTCTTCGAGGTGGACTCCCTCGAGCGCGTGCCGAAGGACCGCTTCCCCACTCGCAAGGTCTACGGGATGGTCGAGTTCCCCGGACTGCGCCTGATCACATGTGGCGGGAACTTCGACACCGCCAGTGGGCACTACCGCGACAACGTCATCGTCTACGCCCATCTCGTCGCCGGGCACCGCCCGGAGGACGGCGCCCCCTCCCGTCGCCCGACCGCGAAGGGATGA
- a CDS encoding adenylyl cyclase, translated as MTTQTPGTGSPTGRRPGRRLIGRAFTAGLVLTTAVMTAGATAATAAPAHGDHGNHGNHGNPGPADLGPNVTVFDPSMPVDQIQATLDAAHTAQVDNEMGTERHAYLFKPGTYGTAERPLQIKVGYYTEIAGLGASPTDVVINGKVEVYNRCLENNGTGNCLALVNFWRTLSNLSINVNAAGQDGCRQSANFWAVSQAVSMRRLNVTGGSLSLMDYCTAGPQYASGGFIADSRLPSVTNGSQQQWLTRNTEVAGWSNGVWNQVFSGVVGAPDESGFPDPPYTTIENTPVSREKPYLFTDAQGALGVRVPAARRNTRGVSWADGMTPGRTVPLSDFFVAKPSDSVQAINSQLARGKNLLLTPGVYDIARSIEVKRPGTVVLGIGHATLTAVRGAVPIDVADVPGVVVAGVTVDAGTQKSPVLLRVGKEHGGHGGHRASADDPTTLSDVYFRVGGPHVGKTETALEVNSDDVLIDHTWVWRADHGVEGFTDTQRWNTNIGRYGAVINGDRVTATGLFVEHFQRYNTVWNGEDGTTILYQNELPYDPPTQADWMNGTVEGYAGYKVGDRVKRHNLYGAGVYVFNQNNPQIHTENGFEVPRTPGVRLHHIMTVNLNAGTIDHVVNGVGDAADTTKVGVPQYIADYPAE; from the coding sequence ATGACGACCCAGACTCCTGGAACCGGGAGTCCCACCGGACGGCGCCCCGGCCGCCGGCTGATCGGCCGGGCGTTCACGGCCGGTCTCGTGCTGACGACCGCCGTCATGACGGCGGGAGCGACGGCCGCCACCGCCGCCCCGGCCCATGGAGACCACGGCAACCACGGAAACCACGGCAACCCGGGGCCCGCCGACCTCGGGCCGAACGTCACCGTCTTCGACCCGAGCATGCCCGTCGACCAGATCCAGGCGACCCTGGACGCGGCGCACACCGCCCAGGTCGACAACGAGATGGGCACCGAGCGCCACGCCTACCTCTTCAAGCCCGGCACGTACGGCACCGCCGAGCGCCCGCTCCAGATCAAGGTCGGCTACTACACGGAGATCGCCGGTCTGGGCGCCTCGCCCACCGACGTCGTCATCAACGGCAAGGTCGAGGTCTACAACCGCTGCCTGGAGAACAACGGCACCGGCAACTGCCTCGCGCTCGTCAACTTCTGGCGCACGCTGTCGAACCTGTCGATCAACGTCAACGCGGCGGGCCAGGACGGCTGCCGCCAGTCGGCCAACTTCTGGGCCGTCTCCCAGGCGGTCTCCATGCGCCGCCTCAACGTCACCGGCGGCAGCCTCTCGCTGATGGACTACTGCACCGCCGGCCCGCAGTACGCCAGCGGCGGCTTCATCGCCGACTCCCGGCTGCCGTCCGTCACGAACGGCTCCCAGCAGCAGTGGCTGACCCGCAACACCGAGGTCGCCGGGTGGTCCAACGGCGTGTGGAACCAGGTCTTCTCGGGCGTCGTCGGCGCGCCGGACGAGTCCGGCTTCCCGGACCCGCCCTACACCACGATCGAGAACACCCCCGTCAGCCGGGAGAAGCCCTACCTGTTCACCGACGCGCAGGGCGCGCTCGGCGTCCGCGTGCCGGCCGCCAGGAGGAACACCCGCGGCGTCTCCTGGGCCGACGGCATGACGCCGGGCCGTACGGTGCCGCTGTCCGACTTCTTCGTCGCGAAGCCGTCCGACTCGGTGCAGGCCATCAACAGCCAGCTCGCGCGCGGCAAGAACCTGCTGCTCACGCCGGGCGTGTACGACATCGCGCGGAGCATCGAGGTCAAGCGGCCCGGCACGGTGGTCCTCGGCATCGGGCACGCCACGCTCACCGCCGTACGCGGCGCGGTCCCGATCGACGTCGCCGACGTCCCCGGCGTGGTCGTCGCCGGGGTCACCGTCGACGCGGGCACGCAGAAGTCGCCGGTCCTGCTGCGGGTGGGCAAGGAGCACGGCGGTCACGGCGGCCACCGGGCGTCGGCGGACGACCCGACGACCCTGTCCGACGTGTACTTCCGGGTCGGCGGCCCGCACGTCGGCAAGACCGAGACCGCTCTCGAGGTCAACAGCGACGACGTGCTCATCGACCACACCTGGGTGTGGCGCGCCGACCACGGCGTCGAGGGCTTCACCGACACGCAGCGCTGGAACACCAACATCGGCCGGTACGGCGCCGTCATCAACGGCGATCGCGTGACGGCGACCGGCCTGTTCGTCGAGCACTTCCAGCGCTACAACACGGTCTGGAACGGCGAGGACGGCACGACGATCCTCTACCAGAACGAGCTGCCGTACGACCCGCCCACCCAGGCCGACTGGATGAACGGCACGGTCGAGGGCTACGCCGGCTACAAGGTCGGCGACCGGGTGAAGAGGCACAACCTCTACGGCGCGGGCGTCTACGTCTTCAACCAGAACAACCCGCAAATCCACACCGAGAACGGCTTCGAGGTCCCGCGGACGCCGGGCGTGCGGCTGCACCACATCATGACGGTCAACCTCAACGCCGGGACGATCGACCACGTCGTCAACGGCGTCGGCGACGCGGCCGACACGACCAAGGTCGGCGTGCCGCAGTACATCGCGGACTACCCCGCCGAGTAA
- a CDS encoding sensor histidine kinase, translated as MHSRSVVIGELAAGGAAAATLTAFGLRMGSSAAFSDDYWLWISVTALVYGAPGAFLIRRGRTVLGGLFVVVSASAATSVLAGEYATAMTDRPGHVVALWLSVWTWVPAYAIVAAVVPYWLPSGERPAAAFRPFMYAGCVTVVAASAAWALLPYELSDDAALAGSGLVNPVGVAGAQALLPVCLVMLAVAALGGLASMAVRMRRAGGDERGQLAWVAAGVAGTLLLLAAAQTREAGAAGVLLAASAVPLPVSVVLAVQRYRLWDVETVLRRGLVWALMSAEIALCYAVVVALLGDLLGRTVGAPLVAAAVVAIGVAPAHRFLQRGVRRLLYGDAADPYEALGRLGATLETAAAPAEALERLAAEVARLLRVPAVWVLVLDGPESRHGDDVGPDPVRMPLVHAGEAVGELVLTRPRAGRFRPAEARLLGVLARQAGAAAHAARLAADLDRSRRALVAARAEERRRLRRDLHDHLGPSLSAVHLQLETVRDLVSTDPAGAEALADRCAGWLAGAVSDVRRIVDGLGPSTLDDLGLAEALRAQAAAFDHPGLAVRLSLPEQGLPPLPAATEAAALRIVGEALANTARHARAGGCDIEVTLSADTLHLTVRDDGVGMAGPARRRRAGVGLESMTEAAAQLDGVCEILSPAGGGTEIRVRLPRVEV; from the coding sequence ATGCATTCACGTTCGGTAGTGATCGGCGAGCTGGCCGCGGGAGGCGCCGCCGCCGCGACCCTGACCGCGTTCGGGCTCCGCATGGGGTCCTCGGCCGCGTTCTCCGACGACTACTGGCTGTGGATCTCGGTGACGGCGCTCGTGTACGGCGCTCCCGGCGCGTTCCTCATCCGGCGCGGGCGGACGGTCCTGGGCGGGCTCTTCGTCGTCGTGAGCGCCAGCGCCGCGACCAGCGTCCTGGCGGGCGAGTACGCCACTGCCATGACGGACCGGCCGGGGCACGTGGTCGCGCTCTGGCTGTCGGTGTGGACCTGGGTGCCCGCATACGCGATCGTGGCGGCCGTCGTTCCCTACTGGCTGCCCTCCGGCGAGCGCCCGGCGGCGGCGTTCCGCCCCTTCATGTACGCCGGGTGCGTGACGGTGGTCGCCGCGTCGGCCGCCTGGGCGTTGCTGCCGTACGAGCTCAGCGACGACGCGGCGCTGGCGGGCAGCGGGCTGGTCAACCCCGTGGGCGTCGCGGGCGCGCAGGCGTTGCTCCCCGTCTGCCTGGTCATGCTCGCGGTCGCGGCGCTGGGCGGGCTCGCGTCCATGGCCGTTCGCATGCGCCGGGCCGGCGGCGACGAGCGCGGCCAGCTGGCCTGGGTGGCCGCCGGAGTGGCGGGCACCCTGCTCCTGCTGGCCGCCGCCCAGACCCGGGAGGCGGGGGCCGCGGGAGTTCTGCTGGCCGCCTCGGCCGTGCCGTTGCCGGTCTCCGTGGTCCTGGCCGTTCAGCGATACCGGCTCTGGGACGTGGAGACCGTGCTGCGGCGCGGGCTGGTCTGGGCGCTGATGTCGGCCGAGATCGCCCTCTGCTACGCGGTGGTCGTCGCACTGCTCGGCGATCTCCTGGGCCGCACTGTCGGCGCTCCTCTCGTCGCGGCCGCGGTGGTGGCCATCGGCGTGGCCCCCGCGCACCGGTTCCTGCAGAGGGGCGTGCGCCGGCTGCTGTACGGCGACGCCGCGGACCCGTACGAGGCGCTGGGGCGGCTGGGCGCCACCCTGGAGACGGCGGCGGCCCCCGCGGAGGCGCTGGAGCGGCTGGCCGCGGAGGTCGCCAGGCTCCTGCGGGTGCCGGCCGTGTGGGTACTGGTGCTCGACGGACCGGAGTCCCGCCATGGAGACGACGTCGGCCCGGACCCGGTGCGCATGCCACTCGTCCACGCCGGGGAGGCGGTGGGCGAGCTTGTGCTGACCCGGCCGCGCGCGGGGCGGTTCCGGCCGGCCGAGGCCAGGCTGTTGGGCGTCCTGGCCCGGCAGGCGGGCGCGGCCGCGCACGCCGCCCGGCTCGCCGCCGATCTGGACCGGTCACGGCGGGCGCTGGTCGCCGCGCGGGCCGAGGAACGCCGCCGGCTGCGCCGGGATCTGCACGATCACCTCGGGCCCAGCCTGTCGGCCGTGCATCTGCAGCTGGAGACCGTCCGCGACCTGGTGAGCACCGACCCGGCGGGGGCGGAGGCTCTCGCCGACCGGTGCGCGGGCTGGCTGGCCGGCGCCGTGAGCGACGTCCGCCGCATCGTGGACGGGCTCGGCCCGTCCACCCTCGACGACCTCGGCCTGGCCGAGGCGCTCCGCGCGCAGGCCGCGGCGTTCGACCACCCCGGCCTCGCGGTCCGGCTGAGCCTGCCCGAGCAGGGCCTGCCCCCGCTTCCGGCCGCCACCGAGGCGGCGGCTCTGCGCATCGTGGGCGAGGCGCTGGCCAACACCGCCCGGCACGCGCGTGCCGGAGGCTGCGACATCGAGGTCACCCTGTCCGCCGACACGCTGCACCTCACCGTGCGGGACGACGGCGTCGGCATGGCCGGGCCGGCCCGGCGTCGGCGGGCGGGGGTGGGCCTGGAGTCCATGACCGAGGCCGCCGCCCAGCTCGACGGGGTGTGCGAGATTCTGTCCCCTGCGGGCGGCGGCACGGAGATCCGCGTGCGGCTGCCGAGAGTCGAGGTGTGA